The Opisthocomus hoazin isolate bOpiHoa1 chromosome 20, bOpiHoa1.hap1, whole genome shotgun sequence genome window below encodes:
- the LOC142363767 gene encoding LOW QUALITY PROTEIN: tectonic-like complex member MKS1 (The sequence of the model RefSeq protein was modified relative to this genomic sequence to represent the inferred CDS: deleted 1 base in 1 codon), with translation MAAGGRAGGAVYRSRDPVRNLRLRVRIQRVSSARPLLPQAPPPLAGPRGPELLGLTGRGAPGGGGGTGAAAVTGPSPAGAGRPPAPEEDEEEEAEVGWQEKLFSQLEVDLYQHASACRTPLERRYREEILRLERAGGRKNCRIFTYTDHDRFTDLEEHCQKVTDSDHEVPSYLAERMANVRRRRQDRRPVEASSLKSKIITWEPSEEFIKNNHVINTPVQTMYIMGDLGPYGKLGHREYEHVLCTIKVDGNGVITVKPDFTGTEGAYRIELDGEKREVWKYTVENASAQVQPEEEEREQCVFRDLYGRHKECLSGLVGSEFEMTLPGTLRLFVNGEIVSAAGYEYDNLYVHFFVELPNQWSSPAFQQLSGVTQTCATKAVGWDNVAYFCYPFTLEMFFTQGDESEDTLPQWPVLYFEVLSLDFWQRYRVEGYGSLVLPASPGLHMLTIPTWRPVELGTVAELRRFFIGGSPELEDLTYVRIPSTFKGERLSRLGFRTKTTGSVTFRLYCLQQSKAFLETSALRQRMRSVLDRLGGFGQQSSVYNVLEAFQRARRRMQEARESLPQDLVGSSASAVHRLQEP, from the exons atggcggcgggcgggcgcgcgggcgGGGCCGTGTACCGCTCCCGGGACCCCGTCCGCAACCTGCGACTCCG ggTCCGCATCCAGCGGGTGAGCTCGGCCCGGCCCCTCCTGccgcaggccccgccgccgctcgccggCCCGCGCGGCCCCGAGCTCCTGGGCCTGACCGGT CgtggggctccggggggggggggcggtacGGGGGCGGCGGCGGTGACCGGGCCCTCTCCCGCAGGAGCGGGGCGGCCCCCGGCGcccgaggaggatgaggaggaggaggccgaggTGGGGTGGCAGGAGAAGCTCTTCAGCCAG CTCGAGGTGGATCTGTACCAGCACGCGTCAGCCTGCCGGACCCCCCTGGAGCGGCGGTACCGGGAGGAGATCCTCCGGCTGGAGAGGGCCGGCGGGCGGAAGAACTGTCGCATCTTCACCTACACCGATCACGACCGATTCACCGACCTGGAGGAG CACTGCCAGAAGGTGACGGACTCAGACCATGAGGTGCCGTCGTATCTGGCAGAGAGGATGGCCAAcgtgaggaggaggagacaaGACCGTAGGCCAGT AGAAGCGAGTTCTCTGAAGTCGAAAATCATCACCTGGGAACCCTCAGAAGAATTTATAAAGAACAATCATGTGATTAACACTCCTGTCCAGACCATGTACATCATGGGGGACTTGGGACCTTATGGGAA GCTTGGTCACAGGGAGTACGAACACGTTCTCTGCACCATCAAGGTGGATGGCAATGGGGTGATCACAGTGAAGCCTGACTTTACGGGCACCGAGGGAGCCTACCg GATCGAGCTGGATGGAGAGAAGCGCGAGGTGTGGAAATACACCGTTGAGAACGCGTCTGCCCAGGTGCAGCCAGAGGAGGAGGAACGCGAGCAGTGTGTGTTCAGAGAT CTGTACGGTCGGCACAAGGAATGCCTCAGTGGTCTCGTGGGCTCAGAGTTTGAGATG ACTCTCCCTGGTACGCTGCGGCTGTTTGTGAATGGAGAAATAG tttCAGCTGCAGGCTATGAGTATGACAACCTCTACGTTCATTTCTTCGTGGAGCTGCCTAACC AGTGGTCGAGCCCCGCGTTCCAGCAGCTGTCGGGAGTGACGCAGACCTGTGCCACCAAGGCAGTGGGCTGG GATAACGTGGCCTACTTCTGCTACCCCTTCACGTTGGAGATGTTTTTCACCCAAGGAGACGAATCGGAAG ACACCCTCCCTCAGTGGCCTGTTCTCTACTTTGAGGTCCTGTCCCTGGATTTCTGGCAGAGGTATCGCGTGGAAGGATATGGTTCTTTGGTGCTGCCAGCATCTCCAG GTCTCCACATGCTGACCATCCCTACCTGGCGCCCTGTGGAGCTGGGGACGGTCGCTGAGCTGAGGAGGTTTTTCATTGGCGGATCTCCTGAGCTGGAGGACTTAACCTACGTCAGGATACCATCGACCTTCAAG GGAGAGCGTCTGAGCCGCCTTGGTTTTCGTACCAAGACAACGGGGAGCGTCACATTCCGGCTTTACTGCCTGCAGCAGTCGAA agcCTTTCTGGAAACCAGTGCCCTGAGGCAGCGCATGCGGAGTGTACTGGACCGGCTTGGAGGCTTCGGCCAGCAGAGCTCTGTCTACAACGTTTTAG AGGCATTCCAGAGGGCACGGCGCCGGATGCAGGAAGCACGCGAGAGCCTTCCTCAAGACCTCGTCGGCAGCTCTGCCTCCGCTGTGCACCGGTTGCAGGAGCCGTGA
- the LOC142363768 gene encoding kelch-like protein 10, whose translation MVPAGHSSSQMDWNMSPMACATFNDLRLEGKLCDAIISVDGTEFKAHKNILCSCSRYFRALFTSGWDNAEKTVYKIPGTSPEMMKIIIEYAYTRTVPITADNAEALLMAAHQFNVMGMVRLCCEFLKSQLCSENCISIWRLTDHYYCPNLREAASIFILHHFQEMTTVSTEFLDLSVNELKNIIEKDELNVKEEAAVFEALVKWIAHDPQNRRQHTAVLLSKVRLALMQVDYFFNNVKRHQFVKDNKECRGLLLKTLTTMYNLNMHGPSCSDYTNPLSRPRLPYAILFATGGWSRGSPTNAIETYDGRANKWVNVTCEQASPVAYHGTAYLKGFIYIIGGFDSMDYFSSVKRFDLLSKTWQQVGPMHSRRCYISVTVLNDTIYAMGGFNGRMRLNTAERYEPETNQWTLIATMHEQRSDASATTLHEKVYICGGFNGNECSMTAEVYDTTTNQWTLIAPMTSRRSGVGVIAYGNKVYAVGGFNGVNWLQTVEAYSPVANEWHAVPSMLSPRSNFGVEVVDDRLFAVGGFNGFTTTFKAEYYDEKDNAWHDVQNMGINRSALSCCVVPGLPNIREYVAR comes from the exons ATGGTGCCCGCTGGACATTCATCCTCCCAAATGGATTGGAACATGAGTCCAATGGCTTGTGCCACCTTCAACGACCTTCGCCTGGAAGGAAAACTCTGCGATGCCATCATCAGTGTGGATGGCACTGAATTCAAGGCTCACAAGAAcatcctctgcagctgcagccgCTATTTCAG ggCTTTGTTTACCAGCGGCTGGGACAACGCAGAGAAGACAGTCTATAAAATCCCCGGCACGTCACCAGAAATGATGAAGATCATTATCGAGTATGCCTACACCAGGACAGTACCCATCACGGCTGACAACGCTGAAGCTTTGCTAATGGCGGCACACCAGTTCAACGTCATGGGCATGGTCCGGCTCTGCTGCGAGTTCTTAAAATCCCAGCTGTGCTCAGAAAACTGCATCAGCATCTGGAGACTTACAGATCATTACTACTGCCCCAACCTGCGGGAAGCAGCCTCGATTTTCATCCTCCATCACTTCCAGGAGATGACCACGGTGTCCACAGAGTTCCTCGACCTCTCTGTCAACGAGCTGAAGAACATCATTGAGAAAGACGAGCTCAATGTGAAAGAAGAAGCTGCCGTCTTCGAGGCTCTTGTGAAATGGATTGCTCACGACCCGCAGAACAGGAGGCAGCACACTGCGGTCTTGCTGAGCAAG GTTCGACTGGCCCTGATGCAAGTGGACTACTTCTTCAACAACGTCAAAAGACACCAGTTTGTGAAGGACAACAAGGAGTGCAGAGGTCTTCTCTTAAAGACACTGACAACAATGTACAACCTGAACATGCACGGCCCGTCTTGCTCCGATTACACCAACCCGCTCAGTCGGCCTCGCCTGCCGTACGCCATCTTGTTTGCTACcggaggctggagcagggggagccCAACCAACGCCATCGAGACATACGACGGCCGTGCCAACAAATGGGTGAACGTCACATGTGAGCAAGCAAGCCCCGTCGCCTATCACGGCACTGCTTATTTGAAAGGCTTCATCTACATCATTGGAGGGTTTGACAGCATGGATTACTTCAGCAGCGTCAAGCGGTTTGACCTGCTGAGTAAAACCTGGCAGCAGGTGGGCCCCATGCACTCGCGGCGCTGCTACATCAGCGTCACCGTTCTCAACGACACCATCTACGCCATGGGAGGGTTCAATGGACGCATGCGCCTCAACACAGCAGAGCGGTACGAGCCGGAGACAAACCAGTGGACGCTGATCGCCACCATGCACGAGCAGAGGAGTGATGCTAGCGCGACCACGCTGCATGAAAAG GTGTACATCTGTGGTGGGTTCAACGGGAACGAGTGCTCGATGACAGCTGAAGTGTACGACACCACCACAAACCAATGGACCTTGATAGCACCGATGACGAGCAGAAGAAGCGGAGTCGGCGTGATTGCCTACGGAAACAAAGTCTATGCG GTAGGAGGGTTCAACGGAGTCAACTGGCTTCAGACCGTGGAAGCTTACAGCCCCGTGGCCAACGAGTGGCACGCGGTCCCCAGCATGCTCAGTCCTCGCAGTAACTTTGGCGTCGAAGTGGTGGATGATCGGTTGTTTGCAGTCGGTGGCTTTAACGGTTTTACGACAACGTTCAAAGCCGAGTATTACGACGAAAAAGATAACGCGTGGCACGACGTTCAAAACATGGGCATCAACCGTAGCGCTCTGAGCTGCTGCGTGGTGCCAGGCCTACCCAACATCAGGGAGTACGTCGCCAGATGA